The proteins below are encoded in one region of Portunus trituberculatus isolate SZX2019 chromosome 17, ASM1759143v1, whole genome shotgun sequence:
- the LOC123505011 gene encoding uncharacterized protein LOC123505011, with product MANMSSALTTVLVVLAVAQSSVALSRWRSMAGQALVVNGTSTAVTNEGFLFCQAEVAPGVPLDHYQVSWTTASGTPLATWTPNTKTPSMLQGGRLGAYSYLLFRDFDASHGGDYICVLTYKGFHVDSSIITVQQA from the coding sequence atggcAAACATGTCATCAGCTTTGACGACAGTTCTGGTGGTGCTGGCTGTGGCACAGTCATCAGTGGCACTCAGCCGGTGGCGCTCAATGGCAGGTCAGGCGCTTGTGGTCAACGGCACAAGCACCGCAGTGACCAACGAGGGGTTCTTGTTCTGCCAGGCTGAGGTGGCACCTGGCGTGCCCCTGGATCACTACCAAGTGAGCTGGACAACCGCCTCAGGAACCCCACTGGCAACCTGGACACCAAACACCAAGACCCCTTCCATGCTGCAGGGCGGCCGGCTCGGGGCTTACTCCTACCTTCTCTTCAGAGATTTTGACGCATCTCATGGCGGCGACTACATCTGCGTCCTCACCTATAAGGGGTTTCATGTGGATTCCTCCATCATCACCGTCCAGCAGGCCTGA